In one Pseudomonas sp. Bout1 genomic region, the following are encoded:
- a CDS encoding methyl-accepting chemotaxis protein: MGAWLSNISLKYKFWAVNAVAFITTLLLVLYAVQLEQQARSQASQASAQAQANLLSAWPAGQPLPKAEHWLTYTKGKIPQLGDQDLSALATATGWVDFNPMPLFGENPLMGAEVIGRADGQQVAVLAYGPSLSQVFEERFANYAVAVMILMLAMLGASQLLIRFLLSQLNTLKDVMLHVEKTGDLSARVPLACKDEVGQMATAFNAMQAGYQRVVNTVARTARQLDDGAARLASSMNEVQHGMLGQQSETDQAATAINEMTATVYHIAQHAGATRDLSQTADTLAGSGREVVSRVQRSIAGLSTGVQQTAEMIQKLAEDSQKINSVVGVIHSIAEQTNLLALNAAIEAARAGEMGRGFAVVADEVRNLAKRVQSSTDEITRMVSALQAGTRDAVDFMQESSFKADDCVQQAQEAGIALAEITGAVAQMRESNTQIAVAAEQQSHVAEEMNRAVVSIRDVTENTVQQTVESATTSNELATLAGELSKAIGQLKL; the protein is encoded by the coding sequence ATGGGTGCCTGGCTTAGCAACATCTCGCTGAAGTATAAATTCTGGGCCGTGAACGCGGTGGCCTTCATCACCACCCTGCTGCTGGTGTTGTACGCCGTGCAGCTCGAACAACAGGCACGCAGCCAAGCCTCCCAAGCTTCAGCGCAAGCCCAGGCGAACTTACTCAGCGCCTGGCCCGCCGGCCAGCCACTGCCCAAGGCCGAGCATTGGCTGACCTACACCAAAGGCAAAATCCCACAGCTGGGCGACCAGGATCTGTCGGCCCTGGCCACCGCCACTGGCTGGGTGGATTTCAACCCCATGCCCTTGTTCGGCGAAAACCCGCTGATGGGCGCCGAGGTGATCGGCCGTGCCGACGGCCAGCAGGTCGCCGTGCTGGCCTATGGACCGAGCTTGAGCCAAGTCTTCGAAGAGCGTTTCGCCAACTATGCGGTGGCAGTGATGATACTGATGCTGGCCATGCTCGGTGCCTCACAGCTGCTGATCCGCTTTCTGCTCAGTCAGCTCAACACCCTGAAAGACGTGATGCTGCATGTCGAAAAAACCGGCGATCTTTCAGCCCGCGTCCCCCTTGCGTGCAAGGATGAGGTCGGGCAGATGGCTACAGCCTTTAACGCCATGCAGGCGGGCTACCAACGCGTGGTCAATACCGTTGCGCGCACCGCCAGGCAACTGGACGACGGTGCCGCCCGCCTGGCCAGCAGCATGAACGAGGTACAGCACGGCATGCTCGGCCAACAAAGCGAAACCGACCAGGCCGCCACCGCGATCAACGAGATGACGGCCACCGTCTACCATATCGCCCAACACGCCGGCGCCACCCGTGACCTGTCCCAGACCGCCGACACCCTTGCCGGCAGTGGACGGGAAGTGGTCAGCCGGGTGCAACGCTCGATTGCCGGGCTGTCTACCGGCGTGCAGCAGACCGCCGAAATGATCCAGAAACTCGCCGAGGACAGCCAGAAAATCAACAGCGTGGTCGGGGTGATTCACAGCATCGCCGAGCAGACCAATTTACTGGCCCTTAACGCCGCCATCGAAGCTGCCCGCGCCGGCGAGATGGGCCGCGGCTTTGCCGTGGTCGCCGATGAAGTGCGCAACCTGGCCAAGCGGGTGCAAAGCTCCACCGATGAAATCACCCGCATGGTGTCTGCCCTGCAAGCCGGCACCCGGGACGCGGTGGACTTTATGCAAGAAAGCTCGTTCAAGGCCGATGATTGCGTGCAACAGGCTCAGGAAGCCGGAATTGCCCTCGCCGAAATCACCGGCGCCGTGGCCCAGATGCGTGAGAGCAACACGCAGATTGCCGTCGCGGCCGAACAGCAAAGCCATGTGGCCGAGGAAATGAATCGGGCGGTGGTGAGCATTCGTGACGTCACCGAGAACACCGTGCAACAGACGGTAGAATCGGCAACCACCAGCAACGAGCTGGCAACCTTGGCTGGGGAACTGAGCAAGGCAATCGGCCAGTTGAAGCTGTAA
- a CDS encoding TatD family hydrolase produces the protein MQLIDIGVNLTNPSFDEKHQAVLDRAYAAGVSQLVLTGTSVDGSEQALELCQQLDESGQRLFATAGIHPHSASDWNADSATRLRGLLKESRVRAVGECGLDFNRDFSPRPQQEKVLEEHLALAVELKLPVFLHERDANQRLLEILRDYRDHLSAAVVHCFTGEQRALFSYLDLDLHIGITGWICDERRGTHLHPLVREIPRGRLMLESDAPYLLPRTLRPKPKNGRNEPAYLPEVLREVALHREETVEDLAQHSTACARAFFGLPVPD, from the coding sequence ATGCAACTCATTGATATCGGCGTCAACCTGACCAACCCAAGTTTCGACGAAAAGCACCAGGCCGTTCTCGACCGTGCCTACGCCGCCGGGGTGAGCCAATTGGTGCTCACCGGTACCAGTGTCGACGGCAGCGAACAGGCCCTGGAGCTGTGCCAGCAGTTAGACGAAAGCGGCCAGCGGTTGTTCGCCACCGCTGGTATCCACCCTCACTCCGCCAGCGACTGGAACGCCGACAGCGCCACGCGGCTGCGCGGTCTGCTCAAGGAAAGCCGCGTACGTGCCGTGGGTGAATGCGGGCTGGATTTCAACCGGGATTTCTCGCCACGCCCCCAACAGGAAAAAGTTCTCGAAGAACATTTGGCCCTGGCCGTGGAGCTGAAACTCCCGGTATTCCTCCACGAGCGCGACGCCAACCAGCGCCTGCTGGAAATCTTGCGGGACTACCGTGATCACCTGTCAGCCGCCGTGGTGCATTGCTTCACCGGCGAGCAGCGCGCGCTGTTCAGCTACCTCGACCTGGACCTGCATATCGGCATCACTGGCTGGATCTGCGACGAGCGCCGTGGGACGCACTTGCACCCATTGGTCAGGGAAATTCCCCGCGGCCGTCTGATGCTGGAAAGCGATGCGCCCTACCTGCTGCCGCGAACCCTGCGGCCCAAGCCGAAAAACGGTCGCAACGAACCCGCCTATTTGCCGGAAGTCCTGCGGGAAGTCGCCTTGCACCGCGAAGAAACCGTCGAAGACCTGGCGCAACACAGTACCGCCTGCGCCCGTGCCTTTTTTGGGTTGCCTGTGCCGGATTGA
- a CDS encoding transglycosylase SLT domain-containing protein has protein sequence MIRPSALLVLCLALLLPMPAVARLDGPLEVTRPGKVRDLAQIRSSRTLRVLVNQSRNSSGEVQGQAIGVEYHRLRAFEQYLNGHARDGEEITLTIIPKAKDQLIGALARGEGDLVAPGELLDVKAAHKIATSDPIASDVPLWLVGLKGERRFTRLEQLSGRTLALTTGSAASDAINQVNQKLALHKLPPVKVEWVDPSLAVEDVLEMVQAGIFHLTIVERPIAERWAKILPKLRFDRQVTISEPGEEYWFVRQDASMLRASIDRFLKTYHTPSDQDVAFQRIYRRLYQVRYPLARADRQRLEKLRPVLQKHAREQGMDWLNLAALAFKESALDPGARSSGGPTGLMQITPSAAQRVGVNNIESLDNNVQAGARYLAMIRRKFFSSPKLNERERMAFVLAAYNMGPERVQGMRAEARRRGLNPNQWFFQVERIAMEQVGMSGVSYVNSVNKYYLAFDRERESLEPSAPRVASRK, from the coding sequence ATGATCCGACCCTCGGCGTTGCTTGTGTTGTGCCTGGCGTTATTGCTGCCCATGCCGGCGGTTGCGCGTCTGGACGGGCCGCTGGAAGTGACCCGGCCCGGAAAGGTCCGCGACCTTGCGCAAATTCGCAGCAGTCGCACCTTGCGGGTGCTGGTCAACCAGAGTCGCAACAGTTCCGGCGAAGTCCAGGGCCAGGCCATCGGTGTGGAATATCATCGCCTGCGCGCCTTCGAGCAATACCTCAACGGCCACGCCCGTGACGGTGAGGAAATCACCCTGACGATCATTCCCAAGGCCAAGGATCAACTGATCGGTGCGCTGGCCCGTGGCGAAGGCGACCTGGTGGCACCCGGCGAATTGCTGGACGTGAAGGCGGCCCACAAGATTGCCACCAGTGACCCAATCGCCAGCGACGTGCCGTTATGGCTGGTAGGGCTCAAAGGCGAGCGGCGGTTTACCCGGTTGGAACAACTGTCTGGACGTACCCTGGCCCTGACCACGGGCAGCGCGGCGTCGGACGCGATCAACCAGGTCAACCAGAAACTGGCCCTGCACAAGTTGCCGCCGGTGAAGGTGGAGTGGGTAGACCCCAGCCTGGCGGTGGAAGACGTACTGGAGATGGTCCAGGCCGGGATTTTCCACTTGACCATTGTCGAACGGCCGATTGCCGAGCGCTGGGCGAAGATCCTGCCCAAGTTGCGGTTCGACCGGCAAGTGACGATCAGCGAGCCGGGCGAGGAATATTGGTTCGTACGCCAGGACGCCTCGATGCTGCGGGCCAGCATTGATCGTTTTCTCAAGACCTACCACACGCCGTCCGACCAGGATGTGGCGTTCCAGCGCATCTACCGCCGCTTGTATCAAGTGCGCTACCCACTGGCCCGCGCCGACCGCCAACGCCTGGAAAAACTGCGTCCTGTGTTGCAAAAACACGCCCGTGAACAGGGCATGGACTGGCTGAACCTGGCCGCCCTGGCATTCAAGGAATCGGCGCTCGACCCGGGGGCCCGAAGCAGTGGCGGCCCTACCGGGCTGATGCAGATCACGCCATCGGCCGCGCAGCGGGTCGGGGTCAATAACATCGAGAGCCTGGACAACAACGTGCAGGCGGGCGCGCGGTACCTGGCGATGATCCGGCGCAAGTTCTTCTCCAGCCCCAAGCTCAACGAGCGCGAGCGCATGGCCTTTGTACTGGCGGCCTACAACATGGGGCCGGAGCGGGTCCAGGGAATGCGCGCCGAAGCGCGGCGCCGGGGGTTGAATCCCAACCAATGGTTTTTCCAGGTCGAGCGCATTGCCATGGAGCAGGTGGGAATGAGCGGCGTCAGCTATGTTAATAGCGTGAACAAGTATTACTTGGCGTTCGATCGGGAACGGGAGTCTTTGGAGCCGTCTGCACCGAGAGTGGCCTCACGGAAGTGA
- a CDS encoding DoxX family protein: MSPLINRILSTRAGYGLTVLRVFVGIIFAAHGSQKLFGWFGGGGLAGTAQWMESIGLAPGTLMALLSGGTEFFAGLALIIGLLARPAALGLSIISLVAIFSVHIHNGLFMANNGYEFALALLGGTVAVLLEGAGKLSADRAITH; the protein is encoded by the coding sequence ATGAGCCCATTGATCAACCGCATCCTCTCCACCCGTGCAGGCTATGGCCTGACTGTCCTGAGGGTTTTTGTCGGGATCATCTTCGCCGCTCACGGTTCGCAAAAACTCTTTGGCTGGTTTGGCGGTGGTGGCCTGGCGGGCACTGCTCAGTGGATGGAAAGTATCGGCCTGGCGCCGGGCACCTTGATGGCGCTGTTGTCTGGCGGTACCGAGTTCTTCGCCGGGCTTGCATTGATCATCGGTTTGTTGGCGCGGCCTGCGGCCTTGGGCCTGTCGATCATCTCTCTGGTGGCGATTTTCTCGGTGCATATCCATAACGGTCTGTTCATGGCCAACAATGGTTACGAGTTCGCCCTGGCGTTGCTGGGCGGTACGGTGGCGGTGTTGCTGGAAGGCGCCGGCAAATTGTCTGCCGACCGCGCCATCACTCACTGA
- a CDS encoding class I SAM-dependent methyltransferase: MNALRPLIRLAPITADLTQRNPKILLGGKHQPTLLRYLDGWPRRTGRPSAFLIQFVEDGDSLARFASNSFDLAVIQAPSASDAQEVIHQLTRIARQGLIARR, translated from the coding sequence ATGAATGCACTACGCCCCCTTATACGCCTGGCCCCGATCACCGCGGACCTCACTCAACGCAATCCAAAAATCCTACTGGGCGGCAAGCACCAGCCGACGCTGCTGCGTTATCTGGACGGCTGGCCGCGCCGCACGGGGCGGCCTTCGGCCTTCCTGATCCAGTTTGTAGAGGATGGCGACTCTCTTGCCCGCTTTGCGTCGAACAGCTTTGACCTGGCCGTGATTCAAGCGCCCAGTGCAAGTGATGCTCAGGAAGTGATTCACCAGTTGACCCGCATTGCCCGGCAAGGGTTGATTGCCCGACGCTGA
- a CDS encoding Gldg family protein: MKTPLSAGMTIITLLLLFFAFNWVWVFKLPDTRIDFSEQKIHTLSDSVQHQLASLEGPIDLYFFHSSTHPNQSNSVKTYGKRVELLLREYEKASKGKINLHLIDPTPFSEDEYKARLMGLDDQHGFFGLVGTRAGHAPHSIASFSPDRASLLEYEISHLVHKVIHPEQPVVGLISRLPMDGKKDEHNGDAPPLQLLQEIRRQFNLVSLEPGIAQIPDHVRTLMVVNPGTLPDQTLYAIDQFVLGAGKLMMFIDPLRGLDAGGIATENPRLDALLAAWGVQMPANKILADRDYATSVVMTTGQPPVRHPAALTLPRQAMARHDLSTWKLKSVNTLSTGVLAPLKRSRMTFTPLLQSSGQAALFDADRFALPAQFDSLINEITARGQPYVIAARVEGPAHSAFADGVNAGKAGLQKAAQIHIVIVADTDLLSDRVAGSAHLNPAQSGPSSDNALFVLNTLDNLAAPDALMNIRPREGGNRALHVLQALRNDAAQAYQEKSTEMAQRLARTEKEWQLLNPRMISQGTQAVTSNTLLQALNKERLRVPVEMHALKVQSYAQVHALERNMKLLNTFALPLILCMVAWCIFLFRRRRQHLPCAAFH; encoded by the coding sequence ATGAAAACACCACTCAGCGCCGGCATGACGATTATCACCTTACTCTTACTCTTTTTTGCGTTTAACTGGGTATGGGTGTTCAAACTTCCTGATACACGGATCGACTTCTCGGAACAGAAAATCCATACCCTGTCCGATTCCGTACAGCATCAACTCGCGTCACTTGAGGGGCCGATTGACCTGTACTTTTTCCACTCAAGCACACACCCCAACCAAAGCAATAGCGTGAAGACCTACGGGAAACGTGTCGAATTATTGCTCAGAGAGTATGAGAAAGCGTCAAAGGGCAAGATCAACCTGCACTTGATTGATCCCACGCCTTTTTCCGAAGATGAGTACAAAGCGCGGCTAATGGGGCTCGACGATCAACATGGGTTCTTCGGCCTCGTTGGTACCCGCGCAGGCCATGCCCCCCATAGCATTGCGTCATTCAGCCCGGACCGGGCGTCGTTGCTGGAGTATGAAATCAGCCATTTGGTCCACAAGGTGATCCATCCGGAGCAGCCCGTTGTCGGCCTGATATCTCGGCTGCCCATGGACGGCAAAAAGGATGAACACAACGGCGATGCGCCTCCCTTGCAATTACTGCAGGAGATTCGCCGGCAATTCAACCTCGTTAGCCTCGAGCCGGGTATCGCCCAGATTCCCGACCATGTCAGAACCTTGATGGTGGTTAATCCCGGGACACTGCCCGATCAAACCCTGTACGCCATTGATCAATTTGTGTTGGGCGCGGGCAAACTGATGATGTTTATCGACCCACTGCGCGGGCTGGATGCTGGAGGCATCGCCACGGAAAACCCCAGGCTGGACGCATTACTGGCAGCCTGGGGCGTACAGATGCCCGCCAATAAAATACTCGCCGATCGCGACTATGCCACCTCAGTGGTCATGACCACAGGCCAACCACCCGTGCGCCATCCCGCTGCGCTGACCCTGCCCCGCCAGGCAATGGCACGGCATGACCTCAGCACCTGGAAGCTCAAGAGCGTCAATACCTTGAGCACCGGCGTGCTGGCTCCCCTCAAGAGAAGCCGCATGACCTTCACGCCATTGCTGCAAAGCTCCGGGCAAGCGGCGCTGTTTGATGCGGACCGTTTCGCGTTGCCCGCCCAGTTTGACTCACTGATCAACGAGATAACCGCTCGCGGGCAGCCCTATGTGATTGCCGCCCGCGTCGAAGGGCCGGCGCACTCCGCCTTTGCTGATGGCGTCAACGCAGGTAAGGCCGGCCTGCAGAAGGCTGCGCAGATCCATATTGTCATCGTCGCCGACACCGACCTGCTCAGTGATCGAGTGGCGGGGAGCGCCCACCTCAACCCCGCGCAAAGCGGCCCTTCTTCAGATAACGCACTGTTCGTGTTGAATACACTGGATAACCTGGCAGCACCCGACGCATTGATGAACATTCGCCCCCGTGAAGGGGGCAATCGGGCTCTTCACGTGTTGCAGGCATTGCGCAACGACGCGGCACAGGCCTACCAGGAAAAATCCACCGAAATGGCACAGCGCCTGGCGCGAACGGAAAAGGAATGGCAGTTGCTCAACCCCCGGATGATCTCCCAGGGCACGCAAGCGGTAACCTCCAACACGCTACTGCAGGCGCTTAACAAGGAGCGTTTGCGCGTGCCCGTGGAAATGCACGCATTGAAAGTCCAGTCGTACGCGCAGGTGCATGCGTTGGAACGCAACATGAAGCTGCTCAATACCTTTGCGTTGCCGCTGATACTGTGCATGGTTGCGTGGTGTATTTTCCTGTTTCGCCGCCGCCGACAGCACCTGCCTTGCGCGGCCTTCCACTAG
- a CDS encoding ABC transporter permease — MKLLRVILKRQLVSYLSAPVTYLSTAVFLIASTALGLHTSQLVEQSSADLHGFFQLHPWTYLLLTPVLCAQLWTDEYKTGAIGFLRTLPISNFEIVMGKYLAAWIIAGIALLMTFPLVITVNYLGNPDNSVIASQYLASWLLAGSYLSAGCFISTLTHHRTAIFTATLGLLVIVSGLSSIIDALEYQAPVWLIDRILSLSPSVRFDAIDHGVLALHDSLYFASVIIAFLATTTITLNIRNS, encoded by the coding sequence TTGAAACTTCTACGGGTGATTCTCAAGCGCCAACTCGTCAGCTACCTTTCAGCACCCGTCACGTATCTAAGCACCGCAGTGTTCCTGATAGCCTCTACCGCACTGGGTTTGCATACAAGCCAACTAGTGGAACAGAGCAGCGCAGACTTACATGGCTTCTTCCAGTTGCATCCCTGGACTTACCTGTTGTTGACGCCAGTGCTTTGCGCCCAACTGTGGACCGATGAATATAAAACCGGCGCCATCGGCTTTTTAAGAACACTGCCTATCAGCAACTTTGAAATAGTCATGGGCAAATACCTGGCCGCCTGGATCATTGCGGGCATTGCCCTGCTCATGACCTTTCCCCTGGTCATCACTGTCAACTATCTGGGCAATCCAGACAATAGTGTTATTGCCTCCCAGTACCTGGCCAGCTGGTTACTGGCCGGAAGTTACCTGTCTGCGGGGTGTTTTATTTCCACACTGACCCACCACCGTACGGCTATCTTCACCGCGACCCTCGGACTGTTGGTTATCGTAAGCGGACTGTCTTCGATTATTGATGCCCTGGAATATCAGGCGCCGGTCTGGCTCATTGACCGCATTCTTTCCCTTAGCCCATCCGTACGCTTTGACGCCATCGATCATGGCGTTCTGGCACTTCATGACAGTTTGTATTTTGCCAGCGTGATTATTGCCTTCCTCGCCACAACTACTATCACTCTAAATATCAGAAACAGCTGA
- a CDS encoding ABC transporter ATP-binding protein yields MIEITSLTKKIGKNNLVRDISFSAHHRECLGLVGNHGAGKTTIIKMISGATAPTSGRIQIFSNDIALTALQAKTVVGYQPELPMSHGKMSVKGFLGFIAEIRGFRGAQKHKMIDRAVARLELWQILKCPVEGLPTGLKRRVAIAQAILHDPDLLLLDEPTEGLGADQKQKIRLLIKSLNDEMTIIVASRTPEELTGICDRAVVIADGRLVADTSLRDMQLNSRHYQAVTLAADVPLDLLALAVLPGVAGIEEDRETPGTVTVLAMPGQTIYSHIAALIANRRWKINALKLEPGRLDEVVHHMSREASN; encoded by the coding sequence ATGATCGAGATAACAAGTCTGACAAAAAAAATAGGTAAAAATAACCTTGTCCGCGACATCTCATTCAGCGCTCACCATCGAGAGTGCCTGGGACTGGTTGGAAATCATGGTGCGGGGAAAACCACGATCATCAAGATGATCTCGGGCGCAACTGCCCCCACTTCGGGGCGTATACAAATATTCAGTAACGATATTGCGCTGACTGCGTTACAGGCCAAAACAGTCGTCGGCTATCAGCCGGAACTGCCAATGAGCCATGGCAAAATGAGCGTGAAGGGATTTCTCGGCTTTATCGCTGAAATACGCGGATTTCGCGGCGCGCAAAAACACAAGATGATTGACCGGGCGGTTGCGCGCCTGGAACTTTGGCAGATACTCAAATGCCCCGTTGAAGGCCTTCCTACGGGTTTGAAACGCCGGGTTGCCATCGCCCAGGCGATCCTGCATGACCCCGACCTGCTGTTACTCGATGAGCCAACGGAAGGCTTGGGCGCCGATCAAAAACAAAAAATAAGACTGCTCATCAAGTCGCTGAACGATGAAATGACGATCATTGTCGCCTCCCGTACCCCTGAAGAACTCACAGGCATTTGCGACCGCGCAGTAGTGATAGCCGACGGGCGCCTCGTGGCAGACACCTCATTACGCGACATGCAGCTTAACTCTCGTCACTACCAGGCGGTAACCCTTGCCGCCGATGTACCGCTGGATTTATTGGCCCTGGCGGTACTGCCCGGAGTCGCCGGCATCGAGGAAGACCGGGAAACCCCCGGAACAGTGACGGTGCTCGCCATGCCCGGCCAAACTATTTATTCACATATCGCGGCACTGATCGCGAACCGGCGGTGGAAAATCAATGCCCTGAAGCTGGAGCCCGGCCGCCTGGATGAAGTGGTCCATCACATGAGCCGGGAGGCATCGAATTGA
- the greB gene encoding transcription elongation factor GreB — protein sequence MSTKLITKEGHEALKKELDYLWREKRPDTTRKVTWAASLGDRSENADYQYNKKLLREIDRRVRYLRKRLEDMRVVEYMPEQEGKVFFGAWVGIENEQGETKRFRIVGYDEIYERMDYISIDSPMARALLRKEVDDEALVQTPGGEVCWWITAIEYVK from the coding sequence TTGAGCACCAAGCTGATTACCAAAGAAGGTCATGAAGCCCTGAAAAAAGAGCTTGATTACCTGTGGCGAGAAAAGCGCCCTGATACCACCCGTAAGGTGACGTGGGCTGCGTCCCTTGGAGACAGGAGCGAAAACGCCGACTACCAGTACAACAAAAAACTGCTGCGGGAAATCGATCGCCGGGTGCGTTACCTGCGCAAGCGCCTGGAAGACATGCGCGTGGTCGAGTACATGCCGGAGCAGGAAGGGAAGGTGTTTTTCGGCGCCTGGGTAGGGATTGAAAACGAACAGGGCGAGACCAAGCGGTTTCGCATCGTCGGTTACGATGAGATCTATGAGCGCATGGACTACATCTCCATCGACTCGCCCATGGCTCGTGCCTTGTTACGCAAAGAGGTGGATGACGAAGCGCTGGTGCAAACCCCGGGCGGCGAAGTGTGCTGGTGGATCACCGCGATCGAGTACGTGAAGTAA